A genome region from Trichoderma asperellum chromosome 7, complete sequence includes the following:
- a CDS encoding uncharacterized protein (antiSMASH:Cluster_7.6), whose translation MPHWPTNLIMQGVGINSSAMLPDLPLNTLNQAGGDESNKYPLPTSFEPWDYTQLTEGGTAMDPSLLSSPTSSNLISEQDNQFLMFPMDESPIISNASFNNSNTHTKQPTQSIIGKKRSTVRNQKRKRGPQNSRHWTEKKEQTKQRNRVAASKCRQKKREMVDELKEQSSSLEAQNNNLHDEYERLRKEIGQVKSDLMHHTECNDDNINQWISNEAKTYVDKLVEDGERRRMGSLSSSDAIEDSESAQAGLSFGMPRMPSRDNHLGL comes from the coding sequence ATGCCCCATTGGCCAACAAATCTCATCATGCAGGGTGTCGGCATCAATTCATCGGCGATGCTCCCTGACCTGCCTTTAAACACGCTGAATCAGGCCGGAGGCGACGAAAGCAATAAATACCCTTTGCCAACATCATTCGAGCCATGGGATTACACACAGTTGACAGAGGGTGGTACAGCCATGGATCCAAGTCTGCTGAGCTCTCCCACATCTTCCAATTTAATAAGCGAACAGGACAATCAATTTCTGATGTTCCCGATGGACGAATCGCCAATCATATCTAACGCCTCATTTAACAATTCAAATACCCATACAAAACAACCGACTCAGTCTATAATCGGCAAAAAGCGAAGTACAGTCAGAAATCAGAAGCGCAAGAGAGGGCCGCAAAATTCCCGCCATTGgacggaaaagaaagaacagacTAAGCAGCGTAACCGGGTGGCCGCGTCCAAATGccgacagaagaagagggaaatgGTGGACGAGCTGAAGGAACAAAGTTCAAGTCTTGAAGCGCAAAACAATAATCTCCATGATGAATATGAGCGGCTTCGCAAGGAGATTGGCCAAGTGAAGTCCGATTTGATGCACCATACAGAGTGCAACGATGATAACATTAATCAGTGGATTTCGAACGAAGCCAAAACTTACGTGGATAAGCTTGTCGAGGATGGGGAGCGACGGCGGATGGGGAGCCTCAGCAGCTCAGATGCTATTGAAGATAGCGAAAGTGCCCAAGCGGGTTTGTCCTTCGGAATGCCAAGAATGCCGTCCAGGGACAATCACCTGGGGTTATGA
- a CDS encoding Type I Iterative PKS (EggNog:ENOG41~SMCOG1022:Beta-ketoacyl synthase~antiSMASH:Cluster_7.6): protein MSSTHKTQPIAIIGMACRFPGDASTPERLWELCAEARNTWSKVPPTRYNGDAFYHPRPENLGTIHSHGGHFLNEDVSLFDTSFFSLTADIARAMDPQIRMLYETTFEAFESAGLTLEQVAGSLTSVFAGAMFHDYNDLQVQDIDNLPRYFLTGNSGSLVANRLSHFFDLQGPSVAVDTACSTAMIALHLACQSIRTGDATMSVVGGTNLILFPSSGLGLSNLGLTGPSGKSFGFDNRAEGYGRGEGVSTIVLKSLDAALRDGDPIRAVIRETGSNQDGKTPTITSPSQEAQEALIKATYERAGLNPIDTGYVESHGTGTIAGDTTETKALGNTIGKGRKPDEPLYIGSVKANVGHTESTSGLAAIIKVVEMLERGCIPPHALYENPNAKINFKALNLKVPTELTPWPSHSLRRVSISNFGAGGTNTHAIIEDARYHVPAKANGVTKKESPSHRYHFTLSAREEKGARESIKQLESYLDSGFPEERLADLAYTLTQRRSQFAWRTVLSAESVDELRSALKDSSLNPSQASLAKVPRLGFVFTGQGAQWHAMGRELIAAYPVFRQALEDAEKHAKSLGSKWSVFEELSRDEQQTQVNKPQFSFPLSVIIQLAVVRLLESWGVVPSATTGHSSGEISAAYAAKLLTFEDAITIAYVRGHLTAEYVDAGKVQGGMTALATSKEVAQEYLAEIATGKAVVGCVNSPNSVTISGDVSALVELEARAQAEGAFFRRLRVPAAYHSTHMDPLAEVYHSSLDKYLQKPELPESNIIFSSPVSGKRVGNSEKRSLAEPGHWVQNMVQCVQFEDALKDMLLSDQSEKTGGSQFTVDAIIEIGPHGALQGPIRQILADPVLKECNATNGPSLKRGEDAVRTMGSLASRLFCQGYPVNFEAVNFPEPTKNLQVVHNLPSYPWNHAKYWVEAPAVTEALNRKFAHHDLLGLKVTGLNSDVHIWRNVLRISNVPWLADHGLQTQILFPGAGLATMAIEAMHQIATPEEQALGGYMLYDVNLYSALMVPTTDDGVEVQLILRDQSKRTLDTLTYKEFSILSRGRDGKWIGHCSGKVGIASDKPQVPVVMPKDTKLTSLDLGVFYEQIANGGPTLGPAFQTVSSVDFGSGHVLASITVTDNIALMPKEYESKYFVHPTTMDACFQIAWSTMPPAILEKFGLCLPEYAGKLYLSSNTNQKPGTKMKAVARLTHLDLHGFEVSITLSEIDGDQERIVLNAERLKVKSLALKSAQTSEEVDNTATLKPVHKPDLSKLSAKDLQSENKLKEYVSLFAHKYPRAKILEVGAGARATSAVILGGLSQETPGTLSAHRYDYADISAESFPEVEKQFGQFDSQIRYQEFDIEKSPGEQGVNAESYELVIVSNVLQNATDVSKSTKHIRHLLKSGGTALVLEKSLDAKLESVLAENGFHSSEVVVHGSEYSFIAATATSNALFHTVTYPKETVLIQLPNSKDAAPQKWLDQLSQSLHDNTGTEVSVAELGQASLQNKTAIIWVQSKDKLLSDTTQETFTALQTALLEADGIMWVSHAGDGNEAEAAMGLGLLRTLRAEDASKTFINLDLDPERGCWDPSAIQVVDDVFRYALNSNSHEHREYEFSVRSGRLNILRYIGDQSINEQFGRLQGRNPPQLKEFSFSGPYTYLEATSPGLLDSLVFKEDEALWQSGTWNEEMVEITPHAFGLNFRDVLIALDQMQEKIMGFECSGYVSRVGSKVTHVKVGDRVCALMQYGNWANKVRTPWHSVMRIPDSMSLEAAASVPIIFGTAYHALIKLADLQEGESVLIHSAAGGVGLAAIAIAQYLKAEIYVTVGSEEKREFLSKQYGIPRDRMFSSREISFAEDVMRATGGKGVDIVLNSLAGPLLQASWDCVAKLGRFIELGKQDSQGNKSLGMRNFSNSTSYIAMDLVMLGIHSGKTLFNSFRGVIDLFAAGKIKHEVPLLLYELGNLRDAFRQMQRGRHIGKFVIRATEGDLVPTIVTQAPPKFDPLGSYLIIGGLSGIGQEIAFWLAKQGAKNLILVSRRAEEQEDGPALVAALAEAGAQTVLRSCDVTDKASLERVVVEARKKGPIRGVVQSAVALSDSVFTNMSQEKWHVAVGPKVKGTGNLDELFQDSDLEFFIILSSATCILGNGGQANYTAGGSYQDALAWNRVSKGLPGVSINIGSVPAVGVAARAGVGAKLERAGYRAQEVPELLSLIQMSILHPRLGQIVTGLKSWTTPGSLQWRLEPRFAHLWLPGDGADGEGSAQQSLKDRLISSPSETAHGLLVEALKERLADVFAMSASEVDAEMPLTAYGVDSLVAGELRNWLVLNVVGGVSIFDVTQSNSLKDLAGRLQERLAEEAK, encoded by the exons ATGTCGTCCACACATAAGACACAGCCAATTGCCATCATTGGCATGGCTTGCCGCTTCCCTGGTGATGCCAGCACTCCTGAACGCCTGTGGGAGTTGTGTGCGGAAGCTCGAAATACTTGGTCCAAGGTGCCTCCGACCAGGTACAATGGAGATGCATTCTATCATCCTCGACCAGAAAACCTTGGAACC ATACACAGCCATGGTGGACACTTTCTGAATGAGGATGTCTCGCTGTTTGATACCTCATTTTTCAGTCTCACTGCGGACATAGCCAGA GCTATGGACCCACAGATTCGTATGCTCTACGAGACCACATTTGAAGCCTTTGAGTCAG CTGGCCTGACTCTGGAACAAGTCGCTGGATCTTTAACATCTGTGTTCGCTGGAGCTATGTTTCACGACTATAACGATTTGCAGGTGCAAGATATTGACAACTTGCCTCGTTACTTCCTCACAGGAAACTCGGGTTCCCTGGTAGCAAATCGACTCTCCCATTTCTTTGACCTTCAAGGTCCTAGCGTTGCTGTTGATACAGCTTGCTCCACAGCCATGATTGCGCTCCATCTAGCTTGTCAGAGCATTCGAACTGGCGATGCTACAATGTCTGTTGTCGGCGGAACTAACCTGATTCTATTTCCGTCATCAGGACTAGGATTGTCCAACTTGGG ACTTACAGGTCCCTCCGGTAAATCCTTCGGTTTTGACAATCGGGCCGAAGGTTATGGCCGTGGTGAGGGTGTCTCTACCATTGTCCTCAAGTCTCTTGACGCCGCTCTCCGAGATGGTGACCCTATCCGTGCAGTGATCCGAGAAACAGGTTCAAACCAGGACGGTAAAACGCCAACCATTACGTCTCCTTcacaagaagctcaagaagcCTTGATTAAAGCTACTTATGAAAGGGCTGGCCTAAATCCCATCGACACAGGCTACGTAGAAAGCCATGGCACAGGAACAATTGCGGGTGACACAACAGAAACCAAGGCCCTGGGAAACACCATCGGAAAGGGTCGAAAGCCCGATGAGCCTCTCTATATTGGATCTGTCAAAGCCAACGTTGGACACACTGAATCAACCAGTGGTCTTGCTGCCATCATCAAAGTTGTGGAGATGCTAGAAAGGGGTTGCATCCCACCGCACGCCTTATATGAGAACCCCAACGCCAAAATTAATTTCAAGGCACTCAATCTCAAG GTACCAACAGAATTGACGCCTTGGCCATCACACAGTCTGCGAAGAGTGTCCATTAGCAACTTCGGAGCTGGAGGTACCAACACACATGCTATCATCGAAGATGCTAGATATCATGTGCCCGCTAAGGCCAATGGCGTTACTAAGAAGGAGTCACCAAGCCATCGCTACCACTTTACTCTCAGTGCCAGAGAGGAGAAGGGTGCACGAGAGTCAATAAAACAGCTTGAAAGCTATCTGGACTCTGGCTTCCCAGAAGAGCGCCTTGCCGATCTGGCTTATACTCTGACCCAGCGACGTTCACAGTTTGCATGGAGGACAGTATTGTCAGCCGAATCAGTCGACGAGCTCCGTTCTGCACTCAAAGACTCCAGTCTCAACCCATCGCAGGCTAGTTTGGCTAAGGTGCCTCGACTTGGATTTGTCTTCACAGGACAAGGTGCTCAGTGGCATGCTATGGGACGAGAACTCATTGCAGCTTACCCAGTATTTCGCCAAGCTCTGGAAGACGCAGAAAAACATGCCAAATCACTGGGTTCCAAATGGAGTGTCTTTG AGGAGCTATCGCGGGATGAACAGCAGACCCAAGTCAATAAGCCGCAGTTCAGTTTTCCTTTGTCGGTTATCATTCAACTGGCTGTAGTTCGGCTGCTTGAATCTTGGGGTGTGGTTCCAAGTGCCACAACCGGTCACTCCAGCGGTGAGATTTCGGCAGCTTATGCGGCTAAATTGCTCACTTTTGAGGACGCCATCACAATTGCGTATGTCCGAGGCCATCTCACGGCTGAGTATGTGGACGCTGGTAAAGTTCAAGGCGGTATGACTGCGCTCGCCACCAGCAAAGAGGTTGCTCAGGAATATCTTGCAGAAATTGCCACTGGAAAGGCCGTGGTTGGATGTGTCAACAGTCCCAATAGCGTGACTATTTCTGGAGATGTATCTGCCTTGGTTGAGCTCGAAGCGCGAGCGCAAGCTGAAGGTGCATTCTTCCGACGTCTAAGGGTCCCAGCGGCATATCACTCTACGCATATGGATCCTCTGGCTGAAGTATATCACTCGAGTCTCGATAAGTACTTGCAGAAGCCCGAACTGCCAGAGTCAAACATTATTTTCTCATCTCCTGTTTCTGGAAAACGTGTGGGAAATAGCGAGAAGAGATCTTTGGCTGAGCCTGGGCATTGGGTTCAGAACATGGTGCAGTGCGTTCAATTTGAGGACGCTCTGAAAGACATGCTACTATCAGACCAATCTGAGAAGACTGGAGGCTCACAGTTTACTGTCGATGCCATTATCGAAATTGGACCTCACGGAGCTCTCCAGGGACCTATTCGCCAGATCCTCGCTGATCCAGTCTTGAAGGAGTGCAATGCAACAAACGGCCCTTCTCTGAAACGTGGAGAAGACGCTGTTCGCACTATGGGAAGCTTGGCAAGCCGACTCTTCTGCCAGGGATATCCCGTTAACTTTGAGGCTGTTAACTTTCCCGAACCTACCAAGAACCTGCAGGTTGTCCATAATCTTCCATCATATCCGTGGAACCACGCGAAATACTGGGTCGAGGCACCTGCAGTAACAGAAGCTCTGAACAGGAAATTCGCTCACCATGACCTGCTTGGATTAAAGGTTACCGGCTTAAACTCAGACGTTCATATTTGGAGAAATGTGCTTCGCATTTCCAACGTTCCTTGGCTGGCAGATCATGGCCTACAAACGCAAATTCTGTTCCCTGGTGCTGGTTTGGCTACCATGGCGATAGAAGCCATGCACCAGATTGCCACGCCAGAGGAGCAAGCACTTGGAGGCTACATGCTTTACGATGTCAACTTGTACAGTGCCCTGATGGTCCCAACAACGGACGATGGAGTAGAGGTACAGCTGATACTTCGGGACCAAAGCAAGCGGACGTTGGACACTCTTACCTACAAGGAATTCTCGATCCTTTCTAGAGGAAGAGATGGCAAATGGATCGGACACTGCAGTGGTAAAGTCGGAATCGCCAGTGACAAGCCACAAGTCCCTGTTGTCATGCCTAAAGACACCAAATTAACTTCTCTTGATTTGGGAGTCTTCTACGAGCAGATTGCTAACGGAGGCCCAACTCTGGGACCCGCGTTCCAGACGGTGTCATCTGTCGATTTTGGTAGTGGCCATGTGCTTGCGTCCATCACTGTGACTGACAATATTGCACTTATGCCTAAAGAGTACGAATCTAAGTATTTCGTTCATCCCACAACGATGGACGCTTGTTTCCAAATTGCTTGGAGCACCATGCCTCCGGCTATTCTGGAAAAGTTTGGTCTCTGCTTGCCTGAGTATGCTGGGAAACTGTACCTCAGCTCCAACACCAACCAGAAGCCCGGTACAAAGATGAAGGCTGTCGCCAGGCTCACTCACCTAGATCTTCATGGCTTCGAAGTTTCTATCACTTTGTCTGAGATTGATGGCGATCAAGAACGGATTGTTTTGAATGCTGAGCGCTTAAAGGTCAAATCTCTTGCTCTCAAGTCTGCTCAGACCTCAGAGGAAGTAGATAACACTGCTACGTTGAAGCCTGTCCACAAGCCAGACCTTTCTAAGCTGTCTGCCAAAGATCTCCAGAGTGAGAATAAGCTCAAGGAGTACGTCAGCCTCTTTGCTCACAAATATCCCCGTGCCAAGATCTTGGAAGTTGGCGCCGGCGCACGAGCTACTTCCGCTGTTATTCTCGGGGGGCTTTCACAAGAGACTCCAGGAACATTGTCAGCCCATAGATATGATTATGCAGACATCTCTGCTGAGTCATTCCCAGAGGTTGAGAAGCAATTTGGGCAATTTGACAGCCAAATTCGGTATCAAGAATTTGATATCGAAAAGAGCCCTGGCGAGCAAGGTGTTAATGCTGAAAGCTATGAGTTGGTCATCGTTTCAAACGTTCTACAAAATGCTACAGATGTCAGCAAGAGTACTAAGCATATTCGCCATCTCTTGAAGTCTGGAGGCACAGCATTGGTCCTAGAGAAATCTCTGGATGCAAAGCTGGAATCAGTGTTAGCTGAGAATGGCTTTCACAGCTCAGAGGTTGTAGTGCACGGCTCTGAATACTCATTTATCGCAGCTACCGCCACTAGCAATGCGCTTTTCCACACTGTGACCTATCCCAAGGAGACTGTCTTGATCCAGCTGCCCAACTCTAAAGACGCAGCACCTCAAAAATGGCTGGATCAGCTTAGCCAGTCGCTTCATGACAATACCGGTACGGAAGTTTCGGTTGCCGAGCTCGGACAGGCGTCGTTGCAGAACAAGACTGCTATTATTTGGGTACAGAGCAAGGACAAACTTTTGTCTGATACCACTCAAGAGACCTTCACTGCCCTGCAGACAGCACTGCTAGAGGCTGACGGCATCATGTGGGTATCACacgctggagatggcaacGAGGCAGAAGCTGCGATGGGTCTGGGTCTACTGCGAACTCTCAGAGCTGAAGATGCATCGAAGACATTTATCAATCTTGACTTGGACCCAGAGCGAGGATGTTGGGATCCATCTGCAATCCAAGTGGTTGACGATGTATTCCGTTACGCTTTGAACTCCAACAGCCACGAGCATCGCGAGTATGAGTTTTCAGTTCGCTCAGGCCGGTTAAACATTCTCCGATATATCGGAGACCAGAGCATTAATGAGCAGTTTGGAAGACTGCAAGGCAGAAATCCACCTCAGCTCAAAGAATTTTCATTCTCGGGCCCATACACATACTTGGAAGCTACAAGTCCTGGTTTATTGGACAGTCTTGTCTtcaaagaagatgaggctCTGTGGCAATCTGGTACATGGAACGAGGAGATGGTTGAGATCACACCGCATGCATTCGGTCTCAACTTCCGAGACGTTCTTATCGCATTAGACCAAATGCAGGAGAAGATTATGGGATTCGAGTGCTCAGGATATGTTAGCCGAGTTGGGTCCAAAGTCACCCACGTCAAGGTTGGTGACCGAGTCTGCGCTCTCATGCAATATGGAAACTGGGCCAACAAGGTTCGCACGCCATGGCATAGCGTGATGCGTATTCCAGATAGCATGAGtctggaagcagcagcttctgtCCCCATTATCTTTGGAACAGCATATCACGCTCTGATCAAACTTGCTGACCTGCAAGAGGGTGAAAGCGTTCTGATCCACTCTGCAGCTGGTGGTGTCGGATTGGCAGCTATCGCTATTGCTCAATACCTGAAGGCGGAGATCTATGTCACCGTTGGTTCGGAAGAGAAGCGAGAATTCCTTTCTAAACAATATGGCATTCCCCGTGATCGCATGTTCTCTAGCCGTGAAATATCTTTTGCTGAAGACGTTATGCGAGCTACTGGAGGAAAGGGAGTAGATATCGTGTTGAATTCTTTGGCAGGTCCTTTGTTGCAGGCTAGTTGGGATTGCGTTGCTAAACTCGGACGCTTTATTGAACTGGGTAAACAAGACTCTCAGGGCAACAAAAGCCTGGGTATGAGAAATTTCAGCAATTCCACGAGCTATATCGCAATGGATCTTGTGATGCTAGGAATTCACAGTGGCAAGACACTTTTCAACTCCTTCCGGGGCGTCATAGATCTGTTTGCCGCTGGAAAGATTAAGCATGAGGTTCCCCTCTTGCTTTATGAGCTGGGTAACCTGCGAGACGCATTCCGTCAAATGCAACGCGGTCGCCACATTGGTAAATTTGTCATTCGCGCCACTGAAGGTGACCTGGTACCG ACAATTGTAACCCAAGCTCCGCCCAAGTTTGACCCTCTTGGTTCATACCTTATTATCGGTGGACTTAGCGGTATTGGTCAAGAAATCGCCTTCTGGCTCGCCAAGCAAGGAGCGAAGAACCTGATCCTGGTGTCGCGACGAGCAGAGGAGCAAGAAGATGGCCCAGCACTTGTCGCTGCTCTTGCTGAAGCTGGAGCTCAAACAGTTCTCCGCAGCTGCGATGTGACTGACAAGGCAAGCCTTGAGAGAGTTGTTGTTGAAGCTCGCAAGAAGGGGCCAATTCGTGGTGTTGTCCAGTCAGCCGTGGCTTTGTCAGACTCTGTTTTCACCAACATGAGTCAAGAGAAATGGCATGTTGCGGTGGGTCCCAAGGTTAAGGGAACTGGAAACCTGGATGAGCTCTTCCAAGACTCTGACCTAGAGTTCTTCATTATTCTCTCATCCGCCACATGCATTCTAGGAAATGGTGGACAGGCAAACTACACGGCAGGAGGAAGTTACCAGGATGCTCTCGCATGGAACAGAGTCAGCAAGGGCTTGCCTGGTGTTTCCATTAACATTGGTAGTGTGCCAGCTGTAGGTGTAGCTGCTCGTGCTGGTGTTGGTGCTAAGTTGGAGAGAGCCGGTTACCGTGCTCAAGAAGTGCCTGAGCTTTTGAGCCTCATTCAGATGTCTATCCTTCACCCACGCTTGGGCCAGATAGTCACCGGACTTAAGAGCTGGACGACTCCAGGTAGTCTGCAGTGGCGTTTGGAGCCTCGGTTTGCTCACTTGTGGCTTCCTGGCGATGGCGCTGATGGAGAAGGTTCAGCACAGCAATCTCTGAAGGATCGTCTCATCAGCAGCCCAAGCGAGACAGCGCACGGCCTATTGGTTGAGGCTTTGAAGGAACGTCTAGCTGATGTCTTCGCAATGTCCGCGTCCGAAGTCGATGCCGAGATGCCTCTCACAGCTTACGGTGTGGATTCCCTGGTTGCAGGAGAGTTGCGAAACTGGCTAGTGTTGAACGTTGTTGGCGGTGTTAGTATTTTTGATGTCACACAGAGCAACTCACTCAAAGACTTAGCGGGCAGGCTGCAAGAGAGGCTTGCTGAGGAAGCGAAATAA
- a CDS encoding uncharacterized protein (EggNog:ENOG41~antiSMASH:Cluster_7.6) codes for MMLNDDDLEQAAIQLARFRMDTTLPSILDQYAALLENYKRLKSDYEEERDGRERYKQMSKGQGGNPFVLVLVDGDAYVFHETLVGNGANGGRTAAQLLNESIKSSLRKKDLEHCEIMVRVYADVAGLSKNLYRARLTGPEKRSLAPFVASFNRSYGLFDFVDVGEWDETADLKLRAALNLYAPSPQCKHIYFAGCHDGGYISDLATFSSSRERLTLVTAPDVKFQDDYDRLDMEIEEFPGIFQPVPAHTSSGHQSPRSRSGSVKGASRDWRVMATPITIRESHIGPATKKQQKCKFYRSGTCKYGDECKNLHAE; via the coding sequence ATGATGCTAAATGACGATGACCTTGAGCAAGCGGCCATCCAGTTGGCTCGGTTCCGCATGGACACGACCTTGCCTAGCATACTGGATCAATATGCCGCCTTGCTTGAAAATTATAAGCGTCTGAAGAGCGACTATGAAGAAGAACGTGATGGTAGAGAAAGATACAAACAAATGTCTaaaggccaaggcggcaATCCTTTTGTACTAGTCTTGGTTGATGGCGATGCTTACGTCTTCCACGAAACCTTGGTAGGCAACGGTGCTAATGGCGGACGAACTGCAGCACAACTTCTCAACGAGTCTATCAAGAGCAGTCTCAGGAAGAAAGACCTCGAGCACTGCGAGATTATGGTGCGAGTATATGCAGACGTTGCCGGCTTATCAAAGAATCTCTACAGAGCACGCTTGACAGGTCCCGAGAAGCGATCTCTCGCCCCGTTTGTCGCCAGCTTCAACAGGTCATATGGGCTCTTCGACTTCGTCGACGTCGGAGAGTGGGATGAGACAGCTGACTTGAAGCTGCGTGCTGCACTCAATCTATATGCCCCAAGCCCACAGTGTAAACACATCTATTTTGCGGGCTGTCACGACGGCGGGTACATATCTGATTTAGCGACATTTTCTAGCAGCAGAGAACGGTTAACGCTGGTGACAGCGCCTGATGTCAAATTCCAAGATGATTACGACCGGTTAGATATGGAAATTGAAGAGTTTCCTGGAATATTCCAGCCAGTTCCAGCTCATACTTCTTCAGGCCATCAATCGCCTCGCTCCAGGTCTGGGTCAGTGAAGGGCGCCTCCAGAGATTGGAGAGTAATGGCAACACCAATAACAATAAGGGAATCCCATATTGGCCCTGCaacaaagaagcagcagaaatgCAAATTTTATCGGAGCGGAACATGCAAATATGGTGATGAGTGCAAGAACTTGCATGCGGAATGA